A window from Alkalicoccobacillus plakortidis encodes these proteins:
- a CDS encoding winged helix-turn-helix domain-containing protein, which translates to MWNQADYEDIRTVTVHIKNIRHKLKDGKKFPKYIETVWGVGYKFIGHQHEYTT; encoded by the coding sequence ATTTGGAATCAAGCTGATTATGAAGATATTCGTACGGTCACTGTTCACATTAAAAATATTCGCCATAAATTAAAAGATGGAAAGAAATTTCCTAAATATATAGAAACCGTTTGGGGTGTTGGGTACAAATTTATAGGACATCAACATGAGTATACGACTTAA
- a CDS encoding sensor histidine kinase has protein sequence MSIRLNLYIILIITAIAPFIVTLLFYFQLNEWYKHEQSDSKIEAMVRVNELSAFMGSHSDLVHRVGTLKKAVSDELNQNESVTVYSDNFNPLFTTKDHAISSENRNPNQVMRGLFELKTTIRGHTYKEPIFNEDRSILAYFVVEIERTAVEEKTQETYWLAIIIFIFALVGTITLVHFWLKRRMIFPINYLLAEMRGIGQGTLHEDAQLLKKQKGEMGQLIAGFRDMNSRLIEAKENEEEEIANQQRLIAAISHDLRTPLTSIRAYAEGMGIHLDKQEDYAQVILSKTAFMQKLIDDLLAYSAIQASSFTLDRTEVEAEELAELLVDGYEEQEMGVEFSSTIAVEPAMVNCDVNRLIQVIDNLVMNAVRYSDERGEVSILITNKGSFLPTFVSYSPDRLYFIVTDRGRGIPKEEQERIFSSFYQIEHARKQNKSSGVGLGLSICQELVEKHNGTMHVYSKGIGSTFYFSIPTLNDGNREDEEL, from the coding sequence ATGAGTATACGACTTAATTTATATATCATTTTAATTATCACGGCGATTGCACCTTTTATTGTCACTTTACTTTTCTATTTTCAACTAAATGAATGGTATAAACACGAACAATCTGATTCCAAGATAGAAGCTATGGTGAGAGTGAATGAGTTAAGTGCTTTTATGGGTAGTCATAGCGACTTGGTTCATCGGGTTGGTACATTAAAAAAAGCTGTAAGTGATGAGCTTAATCAAAATGAAAGTGTAACGGTATACTCAGATAACTTCAATCCACTATTTACAACAAAGGATCATGCCATTTCGTCTGAAAACAGAAATCCTAATCAAGTGATGAGAGGATTATTTGAACTGAAAACAACGATTAGGGGTCATACATATAAAGAACCAATTTTTAATGAAGATCGATCGATCCTTGCTTATTTTGTTGTGGAAATTGAACGTACGGCCGTAGAAGAAAAAACGCAAGAGACATACTGGTTGGCTATCATAATCTTCATTTTTGCTTTAGTAGGTACAATTACATTGGTTCACTTTTGGTTAAAACGTCGAATGATCTTTCCGATAAATTATTTACTCGCTGAAATGAGAGGGATCGGACAAGGAACGTTACATGAGGACGCACAACTACTAAAAAAACAAAAGGGTGAAATGGGTCAATTAATTGCTGGATTTCGCGATATGAATAGTCGACTGATAGAGGCGAAAGAAAATGAAGAAGAAGAGATTGCCAATCAACAACGTTTAATTGCTGCAATCTCTCATGACCTTCGTACACCACTTACCTCTATTCGGGCTTACGCAGAGGGTATGGGTATACATCTTGATAAACAAGAAGATTATGCACAAGTTATTCTTTCTAAAACTGCTTTTATGCAAAAGTTAATTGATGATTTGTTGGCTTATTCTGCGATTCAGGCCTCAAGCTTCACATTAGACCGAACAGAAGTAGAAGCAGAAGAGCTAGCAGAATTGTTAGTAGATGGCTATGAAGAGCAGGAGATGGGTGTTGAATTTTCATCTACGATTGCGGTTGAACCGGCAATGGTTAATTGTGATGTCAATCGCTTGATTCAAGTAATTGATAACTTAGTAATGAATGCCGTTCGATATTCTGATGAACGTGGGGAAGTATCTATCCTCATTACGAATAAGGGTTCATTTCTACCGACATTTGTATCATATTCACCAGATCGCCTTTATTTTATTGTCACTGATCGAGGACGAGGTATTCCTAAAGAGGAGCAAGAAAGAATCTTTTCCTCCTTTTATCAAATTGAGCATGCAAGGAAACAAAACAAATCAAGTGGAGTAGGCTTAGGTTTATCAATTTGCCAAGAGCTTGTTGAAAAACACAATGGAACCATGCATGTTTACTCAAAAGGCATAGGAAGTACATTTTATTTTTCAATTCCAACTTTGAATGATGGAAATAGAGAGGATGAAGAGCTATGA
- a CDS encoding LolA family protein — MKRLLTLIPVCVLLTGCFQEMKAEDIFYEVFENDENQQTYKIEFTTKSDGEDQNSAFLEWRDEDGNYRSESYENDEINFISVRKDGNSSHKDYENESIMYTNFEEDQVNPSPNPSEEIQEIIKFYSGDFDIKLIGTEDILDRKTYHLRFDVKEEHNIGMIGEIDLWVDSSTWVILKETIKDGETLFEREAKNFETLSDFPEGIFELDNDEGFTEDDFEDEFQSEPTTLEEASETFPVPFLILNEDFDFESGNIRPDYMFDDYYTLQFDFRDDRGLIDVYIEHEWGLEDILGLAIETTVRDQPALLIDEESLLSVNWQENGLQYLLTFNGDYTREDAENIISDMEFME; from the coding sequence ATGAAACGATTGTTAACACTTATTCCTGTATGTGTTCTTCTTACAGGGTGTTTTCAAGAGATGAAAGCAGAGGACATTTTTTATGAGGTGTTTGAGAATGATGAAAACCAACAAACGTATAAGATTGAATTCACAACAAAATCAGATGGTGAAGATCAAAATAGCGCATTTTTAGAATGGAGAGATGAGGATGGCAACTATCGATCTGAATCGTATGAAAATGATGAGATAAATTTTATTAGTGTACGCAAAGATGGGAATTCATCACATAAGGATTATGAGAATGAATCCATTATGTATACTAATTTTGAAGAGGATCAAGTAAACCCTTCTCCTAACCCTAGTGAGGAAATCCAAGAGATCATTAAGTTTTATAGTGGTGATTTTGACATTAAATTAATCGGCACGGAAGATATTCTTGACCGCAAAACGTATCACTTACGATTTGATGTGAAAGAAGAACATAATATCGGTATGATTGGTGAGATTGATCTTTGGGTTGATTCAAGTACATGGGTAATTCTAAAGGAAACGATAAAAGATGGAGAAACCTTATTTGAGAGAGAAGCCAAAAACTTCGAAACACTGTCAGACTTTCCAGAGGGAATCTTTGAATTAGATAACGATGAGGGTTTCACTGAAGATGATTTTGAGGATGAATTCCAATCAGAGCCTACTACTTTAGAAGAAGCAAGTGAAACATTTCCAGTTCCTTTTCTTATTCTCAATGAAGATTTTGACTTTGAATCAGGAAATATAAGACCTGATTACATGTTTGATGACTACTATACATTGCAGTTTGATTTTAGAGACGATCGTGGTTTGATTGACGTCTATATTGAACATGAGTGGGGACTTGAAGATATTCTCGGTCTTGCAATAGAGACCACCGTTCGCGATCAACCTGCGCTGTTGATAGACGAAGAATCCTTACTTTCTGTTAATTGGCAGGAGAATGGCTTACAGTATTTACTTACATTCAATGGTGATTACACGAGAGAAGACGCGGAAAATATTATCTCTGATATGGAATTTATGGAGTAA
- a CDS encoding D-alanine--D-alanine ligase: MKVAVLYGGISAEREVSLSSGKGIMDALTSKGHEVSGIDFHPERLQDVIELDVDIVYIALHGRFGEDGKVQALLDLLNIPYVGSGVQGSALALDKAKSKLFFHQEGTRVAKEQILYKHTFSEETFKLELDFPVVVKPNLEGSTIGLTIAEDESTLKVGIKQAFEFDQTIMLEEFISGKEVTVAVQGAKGEEQALPVIEIVPKNKFYDYEAKYAVGGSEHIIPARLSAEQTAYVQKHAVRAHQTLGCEVYSRVDFIVPEDETQLPVILEVNTLPGMTPTSLYPDAAKEIGLSYEDMVEKLIQLSLAKRN, from the coding sequence ATGAAAGTAGCCGTATTATATGGTGGAATATCAGCAGAACGTGAGGTGTCATTGTCTTCAGGTAAGGGGATAATGGATGCTTTAACAAGTAAAGGGCATGAGGTCAGTGGAATCGATTTTCATCCTGAGCGATTACAGGATGTCATTGAATTAGATGTAGATATCGTCTACATTGCGCTTCATGGACGATTTGGTGAAGATGGTAAAGTGCAAGCCTTACTTGACTTGCTTAATATTCCTTATGTTGGGTCTGGTGTTCAAGGATCTGCGCTTGCATTAGATAAAGCAAAGTCAAAATTGTTCTTCCATCAAGAAGGTACACGTGTAGCAAAAGAACAAATTTTATATAAACACACATTCTCTGAAGAGACATTTAAACTTGAGTTGGACTTCCCAGTTGTTGTTAAACCGAATTTAGAAGGTTCAACAATCGGATTAACAATCGCTGAAGATGAATCCACTTTAAAGGTTGGTATTAAACAGGCATTTGAATTCGATCAAACCATTATGCTTGAGGAATTTATTAGTGGGAAAGAAGTAACCGTTGCGGTCCAAGGGGCAAAAGGAGAAGAACAAGCCTTACCTGTCATTGAAATCGTTCCAAAAAATAAATTCTACGATTATGAAGCGAAGTATGCAGTTGGTGGAAGCGAGCATATTATTCCAGCAAGATTAAGTGCGGAACAAACAGCCTATGTCCAAAAACACGCTGTACGTGCGCACCAAACATTAGGATGCGAGGTTTACTCCCGTGTTGACTTTATCGTACCAGAAGACGAAACACAGCTTCCGGTTATCCTTGAAGTAAACACACTTCCTGGAATGACGCCAACAAGTCTATACCCAGATGCAGCCAAAGAGATTGGCCTTTCATACGAGGATATGGTTGAAAAGCTTATCCAACTATCATTAGCAAAACGTAACTAA
- a CDS encoding Glu/Leu/Phe/Val family dehydrogenase, giving the protein MDDYDKQIDQLDVLGSTQTVVKQALTKLGYPNEMYELLSEPLRMLTVRIPIRMDDGSTKIFTGYRAQHNDSVGPTKGGVRFHPDVTEREVKALSIWMSLKAGIVDLPYGGGKGGIVCDPREMSFRELERLSRGYVRAISQVVGPTKDIPAPDVFTNSQIMAWMLDEYSKIREFDSPNFITGKPLVLGGSHGRESATARGVTICINEATKKVGIDLTDAKVVIQGFGNAGSFLAKFLHDAGAKVVGIGDAYGALYEPDGLDVDYLLDRRDSFGTVTKLFKNTITNEELLELDCDILVPAAIENQITKDNAHNIKASIIVEAANGPTTMEATEILAERGVLLVPDVLASSGGVTVSYFEWVQNNQGYYWTDEEVEGKLEIVIKNAFNSIYQLSKTRRVNMRLAAYMIGVRKMAEASRFRGWV; this is encoded by the coding sequence ATGGATGATTATGACAAACAGATTGATCAGCTTGATGTACTAGGATCGACTCAAACAGTTGTTAAACAAGCACTAACAAAGCTTGGCTATCCCAATGAAATGTATGAGTTATTAAGCGAGCCACTACGGATGCTAACAGTTCGTATACCTATCCGTATGGATGATGGATCCACCAAAATTTTTACCGGGTATAGAGCTCAACACAATGACTCTGTAGGACCAACAAAAGGTGGGGTTCGGTTTCATCCAGATGTAACCGAACGCGAAGTAAAAGCATTATCGATTTGGATGAGCTTAAAAGCAGGTATCGTGGATCTGCCTTACGGTGGAGGAAAAGGTGGGATTGTTTGTGATCCTAGAGAAATGTCATTCCGCGAGCTTGAACGATTAAGTCGAGGCTATGTAAGAGCAATCAGTCAGGTTGTAGGTCCAACAAAGGATATACCAGCACCAGATGTATTCACGAACTCGCAGATTATGGCGTGGATGTTGGATGAGTACAGTAAAATTCGTGAATTTGATTCTCCGAATTTCATTACCGGTAAACCTTTAGTTCTTGGTGGTTCGCACGGTAGAGAATCGGCAACCGCACGAGGTGTTACAATTTGTATTAACGAGGCAACAAAAAAAGTAGGAATTGATCTAACTGATGCAAAAGTTGTGATCCAAGGTTTTGGTAATGCAGGAAGCTTTTTAGCTAAATTCCTCCACGATGCAGGTGCAAAGGTAGTTGGAATCGGGGATGCGTATGGTGCACTTTACGAGCCGGACGGATTGGATGTTGATTATCTATTAGACCGTAGAGATAGTTTTGGAACAGTTACAAAACTATTTAAGAACACGATCACAAACGAAGAACTACTTGAGCTTGATTGTGATATCTTAGTTCCAGCGGCAATTGAAAATCAAATTACAAAGGATAATGCGCACAACATTAAGGCATCTATTATCGTCGAAGCTGCTAATGGTCCAACTACTATGGAAGCGACTGAAATTCTAGCAGAACGAGGTGTACTGTTAGTTCCTGATGTACTAGCTAGCTCGGGAGGCGTCACAGTATCATATTTTGAATGGGTGCAAAATAATCAAGGGTACTATTGGACAGACGAAGAAGTTGAAGGAAAGCTTGAAATCGTTATTAAAAATGCCTTCAATAGTATTTATCAGCTTTCCAAAACCCGTAGAGTTAACATGAGATTAGCAGCTTATATGATCGGCGTTCGCAAAATGGCGGAAGCGTCAAGATTTAGAGGTTGGGTTTAA
- a CDS encoding YpdA family putative bacillithiol disulfide reductase has product MKKEEVIIIGGGPCGLAAAIACQDKGLKPLVLEKDHIVSSIYKYPTHQTFFSTSEKLEIGDVAFVTEERKPHRNQALAYYRSVAERKNLRIHSHEKVLEVTKQTNGRFVLKTDKQTYEAAFVIIATGYYDSPNYMDIPGEDLPHVYHYFKEAHPYFKQNVVVIGGKNSAIDAALELEKAGAYVTALYRGDDYSASVKPWILPEYVSLVKNNKITLEFQAEVTQITSTDVNYTVLGKSKSVKADYVFAMTGYHPDHQFIKSMGVHVDDGTGRPEYNPDTFETNIDGLFIAGVIAAGNNANEIFIENGRWHGSGIASRIVDILANEHEGLVE; this is encoded by the coding sequence GTGAAAAAAGAAGAGGTAATTATCATTGGCGGTGGGCCTTGTGGGTTAGCGGCAGCGATAGCTTGTCAGGATAAAGGCTTAAAACCACTCGTACTTGAAAAAGATCATATTGTGAGTTCGATTTACAAGTATCCAACTCATCAGACCTTTTTTAGTACAAGTGAAAAATTAGAAATCGGTGATGTTGCGTTTGTGACTGAAGAAAGAAAACCACATCGCAATCAAGCACTAGCCTATTATCGAAGCGTAGCAGAACGTAAAAACCTACGTATTCACTCCCATGAAAAGGTTCTAGAAGTGACAAAACAAACGAATGGACGATTTGTTTTAAAAACGGATAAACAGACGTATGAAGCGGCTTTTGTTATTATTGCTACTGGCTATTATGACTCGCCTAATTATATGGATATCCCAGGAGAAGATCTCCCACATGTGTATCATTATTTCAAAGAGGCACATCCTTATTTTAAGCAGAACGTTGTTGTTATAGGTGGGAAGAACTCTGCCATTGATGCTGCTCTTGAGCTAGAAAAAGCAGGGGCATACGTTACAGCACTATATCGTGGCGATGATTATTCTGCTAGTGTAAAACCGTGGATTTTGCCAGAGTATGTATCTCTCGTGAAGAACAATAAAATCACTCTAGAATTTCAAGCAGAAGTAACTCAAATAACGAGCACAGACGTAAACTACACAGTATTGGGAAAATCTAAGTCTGTAAAAGCAGATTACGTTTTTGCAATGACCGGATATCACCCTGATCATCAATTTATTAAAAGCATGGGTGTACATGTTGATGATGGAACTGGAAGACCAGAATATAATCCGGATACGTTTGAAACAAATATTGATGGGCTTTTTATTGCAGGGGTAATTGCTGCTGGTAATAACGCCAATGAGATTTTTATTGAAAACGGGCGTTGGCACGGTAGTGGGATAGCCTCAAGAATAGTAGATATCCTTGCAAACGAACATGAGGGGTTGGTTGAATGA
- a CDS encoding asparaginase — protein sequence MKKVILITTGGTIASTENEDGKLVAGELTGEELADLCQLPSDIHVTVRSMLQKPSIHITLDDWLELKKEVELAFSDEDVSGVVVTHGTDTLEETAYFLDLVITDDRPVIVTGSQRGPEQLGSDAFINLRHAVYAACHDDLKQVGTVVVFNERIFAARYVKKEHASNIQGFNAFGFGYLGIIDNDTIFLYQKPIHRDTYVLTKKLPDVAIAKIYLGMHSRILESILQNSDAVVLEGVGRGQVPPHLVNVLNESISQGKTVVMTTSAEEGKVYPTYEYEGSAHDLEQKGVILGSDYDSKKARIKTLVLLAAESDVNLGFKH from the coding sequence ATGAAAAAGGTAATTTTAATTACAACTGGTGGAACGATTGCAAGTACTGAGAATGAAGATGGAAAATTAGTAGCTGGTGAACTTACGGGCGAAGAGCTAGCAGATTTATGTCAGCTTCCAAGTGATATTCATGTTACTGTTCGGTCTATGTTGCAAAAACCTAGTATTCATATTACGCTAGATGATTGGTTGGAATTAAAAAAAGAAGTTGAACTTGCATTTAGTGATGAAGATGTTTCAGGGGTTGTTGTAACTCACGGTACAGATACGCTAGAAGAGACGGCTTATTTTCTTGATCTAGTGATAACGGACGATCGTCCAGTGATTGTGACTGGCTCACAGCGCGGTCCTGAACAATTAGGCAGTGATGCTTTTATTAATTTGCGACATGCCGTCTATGCTGCTTGTCATGATGACTTGAAGCAAGTTGGAACGGTTGTTGTATTTAATGAACGGATCTTTGCAGCGAGATACGTCAAAAAAGAACATGCTTCGAATATTCAGGGTTTTAATGCATTTGGATTCGGTTATTTAGGTATTATTGATAATGATACAATTTTCTTATATCAAAAACCAATTCATCGAGACACGTACGTACTTACAAAAAAGCTGCCGGATGTGGCAATTGCTAAGATTTATCTTGGGATGCACAGTCGGATTCTTGAGAGTATCCTACAAAATTCAGATGCGGTTGTGCTTGAAGGTGTAGGACGTGGACAAGTCCCCCCACATTTAGTGAATGTCCTTAATGAATCAATATCTCAAGGAAAAACAGTTGTTATGACGACATCAGCTGAAGAAGGAAAGGTGTACCCAACTTACGAATATGAAGGCAGTGCACATGATCTAGAGCAAAAGGGAGTTATTTTAGGTTCAGATTATGATAGTAAAAAAGCACGTATCAAAACGTTGGTGCTGTTAGCTGCTGAGTCTGATGTGAACCTAGGGTTTAAACACTAA
- a CDS encoding PrsW family glutamic-type intramembrane protease, with amino-acid sequence MDLLRNFLSGLSFISSLSRHGTINRRNDGIVYGVSLSLGFATMENIFYLIAHGIETAVGRALMPVSSHALFGIIMGYYMGNAKLLPTNRRRLLTLSLGIPIVLHSSYDYIVFLFDHYVLFGIIPFMLMLWAFAIYKIKLARRLDQQSPRIRRN; translated from the coding sequence ATGGATTTACTGAGGAATTTTTTAAGTGGTTTATCCTTTATATCTTCGCTTTCCAGGCATGGTACGATTAATCGTAGGAATGATGGCATTGTGTATGGAGTGTCGTTGTCACTTGGCTTTGCGACGATGGAAAACATCTTTTATTTAATAGCTCATGGTATTGAAACAGCGGTAGGTCGAGCATTAATGCCTGTATCAAGTCATGCATTGTTTGGCATAATCATGGGGTATTATATGGGAAATGCCAAGCTCCTTCCAACAAACAGAAGAAGATTATTAACCTTGTCCCTAGGTATACCGATTGTCCTACATAGTTCATATGATTACATTGTTTTTTTATTTGATCACTATGTTTTGTTTGGAATAATTCCTTTCATGCTGATGCTTTGGGCGTTTGCAATTTACAAAATTAAACTCGCTCGGAGGCTAGATCAACAATCACCACGTATAAGGAGGAATTAA
- the sleB gene encoding spore cortex-lytic enzyme, producing MSKLRRYFNIKCVLISLITALCVSTVLTEDAFAFSERIVQKGSTGDDVVELQARLQYNGFYNGKIDGVYGWGTYWAVRNFQNDFGMTVDGLVGDDMKARLAKSTKYDEGFVQNALKEGRKFTHYGGTSKEKQQGPKGSAKGGSKSGSGKKGNAPNTQPPNNQGSTNEGTGGDEQPQQPENDEPTIEKANNVPSGYSDNDIRLMAQAVYGEARGEPYVGQVAVAAVIVNRINSATFPNTVSEVIFEPRAFTAVADGQIYNEPDESARKAVIDALNGQDPTGNAIYYFNPATATSDWIWSREQIKRIGKHIFCY from the coding sequence GTGAGCAAGCTTAGACGGTATTTCAACATAAAATGTGTCTTAATAAGTCTCATTACAGCTCTATGTGTATCAACTGTTCTGACAGAGGATGCTTTTGCTTTCTCTGAACGAATCGTCCAAAAAGGATCAACAGGTGATGATGTCGTAGAGCTACAAGCTAGACTACAGTATAACGGCTTTTATAACGGAAAGATTGATGGAGTTTACGGATGGGGCACGTATTGGGCAGTTCGAAACTTCCAAAATGACTTTGGGATGACAGTGGATGGATTGGTTGGAGACGATATGAAAGCCCGTCTAGCAAAGTCAACTAAATACGATGAGGGATTTGTGCAAAATGCGCTAAAAGAAGGTAGAAAATTCACTCATTATGGTGGAACATCAAAAGAAAAACAGCAAGGACCTAAGGGCAGCGCGAAAGGTGGATCCAAATCGGGATCAGGCAAAAAAGGAAATGCACCTAATACGCAACCACCAAATAATCAGGGTTCTACAAACGAAGGAACGGGTGGTGATGAACAGCCACAGCAGCCTGAGAATGATGAACCAACCATTGAAAAAGCAAATAATGTTCCATCAGGATATTCAGACAATGACATCCGTTTAATGGCACAAGCTGTTTATGGAGAAGCACGAGGAGAGCCTTACGTCGGTCAAGTTGCTGTTGCGGCCGTAATCGTTAATCGAATTAATAGTGCTACATTTCCTAATACGGTGTCGGAAGTCATCTTTGAGCCAAGAGCTTTTACCGCAGTTGCAGACGGACAAATTTACAATGAGCCAGATGAATCAGCAAGAAAAGCGGTAATAGATGCGTTAAATGGTCAAGACCCAACAGGAAATGCAATTTATTATTTTAACCCAGCAACCGCTACATCTGATTGGATTTGGTCAAGAGAACAGATTAAACGAATTGGTAAACATATCTTTTGTTATTAG